In the Methanococcoides sp. LMO-2 genome, one interval contains:
- a CDS encoding glucose-6-phosphate isomerase family protein: protein MVYNIEFGGVEREPDIRMLHDMKEVVYDRDWFDSVDDFELYYMFRHLSTSEAELKTINKQHLRYDITVIPPGMLGCEFIKTAGHYHPNVPGQDLSYPEVYQVLEGEATYLLQKHVGDDVVDVVVIKAKAGDIALIPPDYGHVTINASDEQLKMANWVCCDFQSSYAPFRDMEGGAYYLLDGGFIKNHRYEDLPELRYITPLDIPEFGLECGRDMYELVNDSEKLRFLKEPQEFVGVFESILTI, encoded by the coding sequence ATGGTTTATAATATTGAATTTGGGGGAGTAGAGAGGGAACCTGACATAAGAATGCTTCATGATATGAAAGAGGTCGTCTATGATCGGGACTGGTTCGATTCTGTGGATGACTTTGAACTGTATTACATGTTCAGGCATCTTTCCACATCTGAGGCTGAACTTAAGACCATTAACAAACAGCACCTGCGCTATGACATCACTGTCATACCTCCCGGGATGCTTGGCTGTGAGTTCATCAAAACTGCGGGACACTACCATCCGAATGTGCCGGGACAGGATCTATCCTATCCGGAGGTTTACCAGGTACTTGAAGGGGAGGCGACCTACCTTTTGCAGAAACATGTGGGTGATGACGTCGTTGATGTTGTCGTGATCAAGGCAAAGGCAGGAGATATTGCGCTTATTCCTCCGGATTACGGGCATGTGACCATCAATGCATCCGATGAACAACTGAAGATGGCCAACTGGGTATGTTGTGATTTCCAATCCAGCTATGCACCGTTCAGGGACATGGAGGGGGGAGCTTATTACCTGCTTGATGGCGGTTTTATTAAGAACCACCGCTATGAGGATCTTCCTGAGCTCAGGTACATAACACCACTGGATATTCCGGAATTCGGGCTTGAATGTGGAAGGGATATGTATGAGCTCGTTAATGATTCCGAAAAGTTGCGTTTCCTGAAAGAGCCTCAGGAATTTGTGGGTGTGTTCGAGAGTATTCTCACCATCTGA
- a CDS encoding AAA family ATPase — MKLKRLRVENIRSYEDLDIRFDDGVTVVSGVNGSGKSSLLEACFTGLFGSRTLSKEFVLSDLIRKGATKASIIVDFESSGHEYNIEQGYRVNPKTGSASNNKSVFMVDDKIMVDQASQTYEAVKALMKMDEEAYKNCVYIRQGEIDVLINAKTKDRQRMIDDLLQIGKLEEYRERAGSARKGVGRHQRETDARLKDNVADIEQIEGSNPYQMLNTVRTEMNGVGNEISELEDKKERAKEIVSSIEEKINKYTGTLEQKKTIDTEVRDFKSKITATYNDIEKARGIVNSGRQEVQKLQSVNTDLFAQIKVPNDTEIETYVTSLEKEESAARDAVSTIIKKRELAQGNERSQNEFLLNLNEQLKRTEVSIQNREAKAKSITEEIERLKNSIKGLEDASRERTEEASKIGFPADKLENIEDIAELLGMKQKQLHGKEREKAATLAELDKRIKKAKELLDKGLCPTCGQDLKGSKICEETTEDEEQKASLLAELQSIRSEQAELETKTERVRNAKDIAKIIAEKGQQIQIKTKEIASNEKLIEENLRDIKEEKGKENALKEQIGEVGKVIGKIKEDIVALKEDENDATGSYKVIKGRLDVARRIRRNYLEIGKMQNDIQRSQDGISNGLEKVNLFEEQIKERKKRLEALEKELGDVDITGLESDKVQYESAHRGIISRLEELNLRKNELHKQVGLIEGEIRRLNELKEKHRMLSNKKEFLEAVYRDAEELETMYIRLRAELRAKNIDALDRLLNEIFSFMYTNNAYSHISLDQDYNLTIYEKDGTPLEPKLLSGGERAIFNLVLRCAIYRLLSHSPGTTGSVELPPLILDEPTVFLDRGHVHQLIKLIDMMRDIGVGQILIVSHDESLIDSADHVFVVEKDPITNSSSIAAK; from the coding sequence GTGAAACTGAAAAGACTGCGGGTTGAGAATATCAGGAGCTACGAGGACCTCGACATCCGGTTCGACGACGGTGTAACAGTGGTATCCGGAGTTAACGGAAGCGGTAAGTCCAGCCTCCTGGAAGCCTGCTTTACAGGACTTTTCGGAAGCCGCACACTTTCAAAGGAATTCGTGCTCTCCGACCTTATACGCAAGGGTGCAACAAAGGCATCCATCATCGTTGACTTTGAGAGCAGTGGCCATGAATACAACATCGAGCAGGGATACAGGGTAAACCCGAAAACCGGGAGTGCATCCAATAACAAGTCGGTCTTCATGGTGGACGATAAGATCATGGTGGACCAGGCAAGCCAGACCTATGAGGCCGTTAAGGCACTTATGAAGATGGATGAAGAAGCCTACAAGAACTGCGTTTACATCCGCCAGGGAGAGATAGATGTCCTGATCAACGCAAAGACAAAGGACAGGCAGCGCATGATCGATGACCTGCTCCAGATAGGTAAGCTGGAAGAATACAGGGAGCGGGCAGGCAGTGCAAGAAAAGGGGTTGGACGACATCAGAGGGAAACAGATGCACGTCTAAAGGACAACGTTGCGGATATTGAACAGATAGAAGGCTCGAACCCGTACCAGATGCTCAATACGGTCAGAACGGAGATGAACGGGGTCGGGAATGAGATCTCTGAACTTGAAGATAAAAAAGAGCGTGCAAAGGAGATCGTCTCGTCGATCGAAGAGAAAATAAACAAATATACGGGAACACTAGAGCAAAAAAAGACCATTGATACGGAAGTACGTGACTTCAAGTCAAAGATCACTGCCACATACAATGATATTGAAAAGGCGAGAGGGATCGTGAACTCCGGCAGGCAGGAAGTACAGAAGCTCCAGAGTGTGAACACAGACCTTTTTGCACAGATAAAGGTCCCAAATGACACTGAGATTGAGACATATGTCACATCCCTGGAAAAAGAAGAGTCAGCTGCCCGGGATGCAGTAAGCACTATTATCAAAAAGAGAGAGCTCGCACAGGGTAATGAGAGGTCCCAGAACGAATTCCTGCTCAACCTTAACGAGCAATTGAAAAGAACGGAAGTTTCAATACAGAACAGGGAAGCTAAGGCCAAAAGCATCACAGAGGAGATCGAAAGACTCAAAAACAGCATCAAAGGACTGGAAGATGCGAGCAGGGAAAGAACAGAGGAAGCTTCAAAGATAGGGTTCCCTGCTGATAAACTTGAGAACATAGAGGATATTGCCGAACTCCTGGGTATGAAGCAAAAGCAGCTCCACGGAAAGGAAAGGGAAAAGGCTGCTACCCTTGCAGAACTTGATAAAAGGATAAAGAAAGCCAAAGAGCTACTCGACAAAGGATTGTGCCCCACCTGCGGGCAGGACCTTAAAGGCTCGAAGATCTGTGAAGAAACAACAGAGGATGAGGAGCAAAAGGCAAGCCTGCTGGCTGAGCTACAGAGCATCCGTTCCGAACAGGCCGAACTTGAAACAAAAACAGAACGTGTAAGGAACGCGAAGGATATAGCAAAAATAATTGCAGAGAAAGGGCAACAGATACAGATCAAAACAAAGGAAATCGCCAGCAATGAGAAGCTGATCGAAGAGAACCTGCGGGATATCAAAGAAGAGAAAGGAAAGGAAAACGCCCTCAAAGAACAGATCGGCGAGGTAGGAAAGGTCATCGGGAAGATCAAAGAGGACATTGTTGCCCTGAAAGAAGATGAGAACGATGCAACCGGTTCCTATAAGGTGATAAAGGGCAGGCTCGACGTTGCAAGAAGGATACGGAGGAACTATCTTGAGATCGGAAAGATGCAGAACGACATCCAACGGTCACAGGACGGGATCAGCAACGGACTTGAGAAGGTAAATCTTTTTGAAGAGCAGATCAAGGAGAGAAAGAAACGTCTTGAAGCCCTTGAGAAGGAACTCGGAGATGTTGATATTACAGGGCTGGAGAGCGATAAGGTACAATACGAAAGTGCTCACAGAGGGATTATTTCCAGGCTTGAGGAGCTGAACCTGAGGAAAAATGAGCTTCATAAACAGGTCGGGCTCATTGAGGGAGAGATCAGAAGGCTTAATGAACTAAAGGAGAAGCACAGGATGCTTTCCAATAAGAAGGAGTTCCTGGAAGCCGTTTACAGGGATGCTGAAGAGCTTGAGACCATGTATATCCGCCTCCGTGCCGAACTGCGCGCAAAGAACATTGATGCACTGGACAGGCTGCTCAATGAGATCTTCTCGTTCATGTACACCAACAATGCATATTCGCACATCAGCCTCGACCAGGACTACAATCTCACGATCTATGAGAAAGACGGTACGCCCCTGGAGCCAAAACTGCTGAGCGGAGGCGAGAGAGCGATCTTCAATCTTGTATTAAGGTGTGCCATCTATCGCCTGCTGTCCCATTCACCCGGGACCACCGGCAGTGTGGAGCTTCCTCCGCTGATACTGGACGAGCCTACTGTTTTCCTTGACAGGGGACATGTCCACCAGTTGATAAAGCTCATTGATATGATGAGGGACATCGGTGTAGGCCAGATCCTGATCGTATCTCATGACGAGTCACTGATCGATTCTGCAGACCATGTGTTCGTGGTGGAGAAGGACCCAATCACAAATAGTTCGTCCATCGCTGCAAAATGA
- a CDS encoding SagB/ThcOx family dehydrogenase translates to MEETGREFMENTRFQCLGRSDQSLGYPYPPLEKGYDEENILIDLPDPAQTNVNDVSLKEAIEKRSSIRKYSREPLSIEELSYLLWCTQGVKKVIHNAATFRTVPSAGARHALETYILANNVEGLEKGVYRFLPIEHKLLAIKIDSDIGRSITAACLDQEFVKENAVTFIWTALAYRMTYRYGQRGYRYLHLDAGHVCQNLYLSALSIDCGVCAIAAFMDDEMNDILGIDGKEEFTIYVATLGKQLL, encoded by the coding sequence ATGGAAGAAACAGGCAGAGAGTTCATGGAAAATACAAGATTTCAATGTCTTGGCAGATCAGACCAATCACTAGGATACCCTTACCCTCCACTGGAAAAAGGATATGATGAAGAAAATATTTTGATCGACCTACCTGATCCAGCCCAGACCAATGTCAATGACGTCAGTCTGAAAGAGGCGATCGAAAAACGTTCCAGTATTCGTAAATATTCCAGAGAGCCTTTATCCATTGAAGAGCTATCGTACCTACTCTGGTGCACACAGGGAGTTAAAAAGGTCATCCACAATGCCGCTACTTTCAGGACAGTACCATCCGCTGGAGCCAGACATGCCCTTGAAACTTATATTCTTGCAAATAATGTTGAAGGTCTGGAAAAGGGAGTATACAGATTCCTTCCGATTGAGCATAAGTTGCTAGCAATAAAAATAGATAGCGACATAGGGAGAAGTATCACAGCAGCCTGCCTTGACCAGGAATTCGTTAAAGAAAATGCAGTCACATTCATCTGGACAGCTCTTGCATACCGAATGACCTACAGGTATGGCCAGAGAGGTTACAGATACCTGCACCTGGATGCAGGCCATGTGTGCCAGAACCTTTACCTGAGTGCACTGTCCATAGATTGCGGTGTGTGTGCTATAGCTGCATTCATGGATGATGAAATGAACGATATTCTCGGGATTGATGGTAAAGAAGAGTTCACGATCTATGTTGCAACACTTGGAAAACAATTACTTTGA
- a CDS encoding secondary thiamine-phosphate synthase enzyme YjbQ, whose protein sequence is MSVHTGYLEYETKGDSHIIDVTDDVMGVVNESDIENGIVAVFAAGSTVAVTTLEYEPGLIHDLQHALERVAPRDIEYKHNERWHDGNGHSHVRASLLGQSESFPLIDGRLLLGTWQQIIFIDLDNRARSRKLVVQVVGD, encoded by the coding sequence ATGTCGGTTCACACCGGATACCTGGAATACGAAACAAAAGGCGATTCACATATCATCGATGTAACTGACGATGTTATGGGTGTGGTGAATGAGTCCGACATTGAAAATGGGATTGTTGCCGTTTTTGCTGCAGGTTCCACTGTTGCAGTGACGACCCTTGAATATGAACCCGGGCTTATCCATGACCTGCAGCATGCACTTGAACGCGTTGCACCCCGGGATATTGAATATAAGCACAACGAACGATGGCATGATGGGAATGGCCATTCACATGTACGTGCGTCCCTCCTGGGTCAGAGTGAATCTTTCCCGTTGATCGATGGCAGGCTACTTCTTGGTACCTGGCAGCAGATCATTTTTATCGATCTGGATAACAGGGCACGTTCCCGTAAACTGGTCGTTCAGGTCGTTGGGGACTAA
- a CDS encoding DHH family phosphoesterase, which yields MIEKIQQIRSKALNCASEIQKYESVYVVSHIDADGLTSAGIIGKALERAGIEHTIHFVKQLDEIEIENIANENPELAIFTDLGSGMIESLNSHGINSVISDHHQPRGELEHHLNPHLFGFNGSYELSGSGMTYMLANALGDNRDLADLAIVGAIGDLQHLKKGHLTGINRYILEEGAKEGNLHYEKDIMLFGKQTRPVFKLLQFASDPYLPGLTGNEDACIGFLHDLGIRFSRDERWRRWIDLEQNDKQKIVSALIQYSLRSGLPPYKIERLIGEVYILVNEKEGTEMRDASEYSTLLNATARYGHADIGLAVCMGDRGEAYESARQLLSEHRQNLVNGLMFVKENGITEMKNLQYFDAGSSIMETIVGIIAGMSTSVVGNRSLPIIAFADAKDGVKVSARGTQDLIRKGLNLSEAMAVTTAEVGGAGGGHDIAAGATIPFDAKEKFLQKLDSVLGEQLRKK from the coding sequence ATGATCGAAAAAATACAGCAAATAAGATCAAAAGCTTTGAACTGTGCATCTGAAATACAGAAATACGAATCTGTATATGTTGTATCCCACATAGATGCTGACGGCCTCACATCAGCAGGGATAATCGGCAAAGCCCTTGAGAGGGCAGGGATCGAGCACACCATACATTTTGTCAAGCAGCTTGACGAGATAGAGATAGAGAACATCGCCAACGAGAACCCGGAGCTTGCCATCTTCACGGACCTGGGTAGCGGAATGATAGAATCCCTGAACTCACATGGGATCAACTCAGTGATATCAGACCACCACCAGCCCCGGGGAGAGCTGGAACACCACCTGAACCCCCACCTTTTCGGATTCAATGGTTCATACGAGCTCAGCGGCTCCGGAATGACCTATATGCTTGCAAATGCCCTGGGAGACAACCGGGACCTTGCCGATCTTGCCATCGTCGGGGCCATAGGTGACCTCCAGCATTTGAAAAAGGGACACCTCACAGGTATCAACCGCTACATTCTCGAAGAAGGTGCAAAGGAAGGCAACCTGCATTACGAGAAGGACATAATGCTCTTTGGGAAACAGACACGCCCCGTCTTCAAGCTTCTCCAGTTCGCATCCGACCCATACCTTCCCGGACTTACCGGAAATGAGGATGCATGCATAGGATTCCTCCATGACCTGGGAATACGCTTCAGCAGGGACGAGCGCTGGAGGAGATGGATAGACCTTGAGCAGAATGACAAGCAAAAGATCGTCTCGGCACTGATACAGTATTCCCTGCGCTCAGGCCTGCCGCCTTATAAGATCGAGAGACTTATCGGAGAGGTCTACATCCTCGTGAACGAAAAAGAAGGCACGGAAATGAGGGATGCATCGGAATATTCCACCCTGCTCAACGCCACAGCACGCTACGGCCACGCCGACATCGGACTGGCAGTCTGTATGGGAGATCGTGGTGAAGCTTACGAGTCAGCCCGCCAATTGTTAAGTGAGCACCGGCAGAACCTTGTTAACGGGCTCATGTTCGTCAAGGAGAACGGTATAACCGAGATGAAGAACCTTCAGTACTTCGATGCGGGCTCAAGTATAATGGAAACCATTGTCGGGATCATTGCAGGAATGAGCACATCGGTAGTTGGGAACAGGTCCCTCCCGATAATAGCCTTTGCAGATGCAAAGGACGGGGTAAAGGTCTCGGCGCGCGGCACACAGGACCTTATCAGGAAAGGGCTTAACCTCTCCGAGGCCATGGCAGTCACTACTGCAGAGGTCGGTGGCGCAGGAGGAGGCCATGATATTGCAGCAGGTGCCACTATCCCATTCGACGCAAAAGAAAAGTTCCTTCAAAAGCTGGATTCTGTTCTAGGAGAGCAATTGCGGAAAAAATGA
- a CDS encoding DUF128 domain-containing protein, whose translation MIKEPHPVQFTSSRIEDLMFRTTFDPVAMEGEVIVNLSLIREEDLDPVLEIYSLAMRSGLSVSPFLRIVEGGDTIGDFRVAKGDVGLATVCSITIDGVLLKGGVMINPKLGGVVQIKNGHPVRFTDVVTYVSTTIDPLEVLMSQDITSVTQMLRTGSGKVLANLREAPLIARDDIDHILSDMLDAGISGIMEVGEPNSRVLDVPVERDHLGVVVIGGTNPMAMAKEQGFEVRTSAMSTLIDINAMKHVDDFI comes from the coding sequence ATGATCAAAGAACCACATCCTGTTCAGTTCACTTCTTCGCGCATTGAAGACCTCATGTTCAGGACCACATTCGATCCTGTTGCTATGGAGGGTGAGGTTATAGTCAATCTTTCTCTGATCAGGGAGGAAGACCTTGACCCCGTTCTGGAAATATACTCACTGGCCATGAGAAGCGGATTGTCTGTCAGTCCATTCCTCAGGATCGTCGAAGGCGGGGATACTATCGGTGATTTCAGGGTAGCAAAGGGCGACGTTGGTCTGGCAACGGTTTGCAGCATTACCATTGACGGTGTCCTGCTAAAAGGCGGTGTGATGATCAACCCCAAACTTGGTGGGGTTGTCCAGATCAAGAACGGCCATCCGGTGAGGTTCACGGACGTTGTGACCTATGTAAGTACAACCATTGACCCTCTCGAGGTCCTGATGTCTCAGGATATCACTTCTGTTACACAGATGCTTAGGACAGGTTCAGGCAAGGTCCTTGCCAACCTTCGTGAAGCGCCACTGATCGCAAGGGATGATATCGACCACATCCTTTCGGACATGCTGGATGCAGGCATCAGCGGCATAATGGAAGTGGGAGAGCCCAATTCCCGTGTGCTTGATGTCCCGGTGGAGAGAGATCACCTGGGCGTTGTTGTCATTGGTGGTACCAACCCCATGGCAATGGCAAAAGAGCAGGGGTTTGAGGTGCGCACAAGTGCAATGTCAACGTTGATAGATATCAATGCGATGAAACATGTTGATGATTTCATCTGA
- a CDS encoding exonuclease SbcCD subunit D, which produces MERDIRILHTADTHIGYRQYHSEVRRQDFIDAFSSVIDDAIEMNMDAIVHAGDLFDSRNPTLEDILDTINILSKLKLQNIPFLSIVGNHESKQHTQWLDLFESMGIATRLGNKPYRIEDVAIYGIDNVPRSKIPLFDYSKFTGESSGQYNILVMHQLMSPFPFGEWKCEEVIRELPFDVHAILLGDYHKNEKTRVDQTWVTYCGSTERNSAAERDVRTYNIVTINDNGIDIGKRNISTRDFLFIPVELRDREGAYELIINTIKEHDVADRVVFVDISGNPEVTISYNEIEEFLAGRNALVTRIRDMRHGGEVKEEKPLEVSFSDPDEAVKREITKMTLTSGGIMIDEIVRDPAVPKTKVDLEAETRIGELLNDVDFMNPESYMVKKDNEGNIRDENADAAGEEEKRDSTDEPHIAESADEYSTDRDTGRSEPQEDIPTRKGTIPVETEDREISRPPETGAPEKKNVETPKPKQYNLGDYL; this is translated from the coding sequence ATGGAGAGGGATATCAGAATACTGCATACTGCTGATACGCATATCGGATACCGCCAGTACCATAGCGAGGTTCGCAGGCAGGACTTCATCGATGCCTTTTCCAGCGTTATTGATGATGCAATTGAGATGAACATGGATGCAATCGTCCATGCAGGCGACCTTTTTGATTCAAGGAACCCGACACTTGAGGATATCCTTGACACCATCAACATACTCTCAAAATTAAAATTACAAAACATCCCGTTCCTGTCGATAGTTGGAAACCATGAGAGCAAGCAGCACACTCAATGGCTCGACCTGTTCGAGAGCATGGGAATTGCCACCCGGCTCGGAAACAAACCTTACAGGATCGAAGATGTTGCCATCTACGGGATAGACAACGTCCCCAGATCGAAGATACCGCTTTTTGATTATTCGAAGTTCACAGGGGAAAGCTCAGGGCAATACAATATACTCGTGATGCACCAGCTGATGTCACCTTTCCCATTCGGGGAGTGGAAATGCGAGGAGGTCATCAGGGAACTGCCCTTCGATGTTCATGCCATCCTGCTGGGAGATTATCATAAGAACGAGAAAACAAGAGTAGACCAGACCTGGGTCACCTATTGTGGTAGCACAGAGCGAAATAGTGCAGCCGAACGCGACGTCCGCACATACAACATTGTTACGATAAATGATAACGGGATCGATATCGGCAAAAGGAACATCTCCACCCGGGATTTCCTCTTTATACCGGTGGAGCTCAGGGACAGGGAAGGAGCCTATGAGCTGATCATCAATACCATCAAGGAACACGATGTTGCTGACAGGGTTGTTTTCGTTGACATCTCCGGTAACCCGGAAGTTACCATATCCTACAATGAGATCGAGGAGTTCCTCGCAGGAAGAAATGCCCTTGTCACCCGAATAAGGGACATGAGACACGGAGGAGAGGTAAAGGAAGAAAAGCCACTGGAAGTCTCATTCTCAGATCCTGATGAAGCGGTCAAAAGAGAGATTACGAAAATGACACTGACAAGTGGCGGCATCATGATCGATGAGATTGTGAGAGATCCGGCAGTCCCGAAGACAAAGGTCGACCTTGAGGCTGAAACGCGAATAGGGGAACTGCTCAACGACGTCGATTTCATGAATCCCGAGTCATACATGGTCAAAAAGGACAATGAGGGAAATATTCGGGATGAAAATGCAGATGCTGCCGGTGAAGAGGAAAAAAGAGATTCCACGGACGAGCCACATATCGCAGAATCTGCTGATGAATATAGCACAGACAGAGACACTGGAAGAAGTGAACCTCAGGAGGATATTCCAACCCGGAAAGGAACAATACCTGTGGAAACTGAAGATCGGGAAATATCCAGACCTCCTGAAACAGGTGCTCCGGAGAAAAAGAATGTGGAAACCCCGAAACCAAAACAATACAACCTGGGGGACTACCTGTGA